A genomic region of Sander vitreus isolate 19-12246 chromosome 11, sanVit1, whole genome shotgun sequence contains the following coding sequences:
- the LOC144525525 gene encoding olfactory receptor 56A4-like — protein sequence MKSNNSLNPVYFQFTLFADFGPLRYLFFSLCLLLYMTIVSANIVIILTVCLEKSLHQPMYIFICSLSFNSLYGSAGFFPRFLMDILSHTHLISRPLCFIQIYVIYTYASCEQTILSIMAYDRFVAICQPLHYHSKMTFKMVTHLVIFAVLYPAFAVGFMLYLTVRLPLCGNELHRIFCSNWPVVQLSCVDITLNNIVGQSLVITIIFIPLFFVLYTYLRILLVCRRSSSEFRGKALQTCLPHIVTFMTYSFSVFCELSLTRFEADKMNPIVTVVLSLEYLMIPPINNPLVYGLSLPQIKGVIFRFLKTHKVFPKAPYSAPSSSSSTSSLLARNLGVIFDSTHSLEPHIRHVIKTFFHLRNFTKIRPSLTPPAAERLIHTFISSRLDYCNSLLLCISSTNINRLQLCITQY from the exons ATGAAGAGCAACAACAGCCTGAATCCTGTGTATTTTCAGTTCACTCTGTTTGCAGACTTTGGGCCCCTCAGATATCTGTTCTTCAGTCTGTGTCTGTTGCTCTACATGACTATTGTCTCTGCTAACATTGTCATTATTCTGACAGTCTGTCTGGAGAAGTCTCTGCATCAGCCCATGTATATTTTTATCTGCAGTCTGTCTTTTAACTCTCTGTACGGCTCAGCCGGCTTCTTCCCCAGGTTTCTGATGGACATTCTGTCTCACACTCATTTGATCTCACGTCCATTATGTTTCATTCAGATATATGTTATTTACACCTATGCATCATGTGAGCAGACTATTCTGAGCATCATGGCCTATGATAGATTTGTTGCTATTTGCCAGCCTTTACACTATCACAgtaaaatgacatttaagatGGTAACACATCTTGTGATTTTTGCCGTGCTCTACCCTGCATTTGCTGTGGGTTTCATGCTGTATCTTACTGTCCGATTACCGTTGTGTGGCAATGAACTGCATAGAATCTTCTGTTCCAATTGGCCTGTGGTTCAGCTCTCATGTGTGGACATAACTCTGAACAACATAGTAGGTCAGTCTCTTGTGATTACAATCATCTTCATCCCCCTGTTCTTTGTCCTGTACACCTATCTACGTATTCTGCTTGTTTGCAGGAGAAGCTCATCTGAATTCAGAGGAAAGGCGTTACAGACCTGCCTGCCTCACATCGTGACATTCATGACCTATTCTTTCTCCGTCTTCTGTGAGCTGTCATTGACTCGATTTGAGGCTGATAAAATGAATCCTATCGTCACAGTTGTTTTATCTTTAGAGTATTTGATGATCCCCCCCATTAATAACCCTCTAGTTTACGGCCTGAGTCTGCCTCAAATCAAAGGAGTGATTTTTAGATTTTTGAAGA CACACAAggtgttccccaaggctccatacTCGGcgccctcctcttcatcatctacatccTCCCTCTTG GCCCGTAATCTTGGTGTCATCTTTGACTCCACCCACTCCCTTGAGCCCCACATCCgtcatgtcattaaaacctTCTTTCACCTTCGCAACTTCACCAAAAtcagaccctctctcacaccccccgCTGCTGAAAGACTCATTCACACCTTTATCTCCTCccgactggactactgcaactcacttcTACTCTGCATCAGCTCCACCAACATCAACCGactccaactg TGCATCACACAGTACTGA
- the LOC144525526 gene encoding LOW QUALITY PROTEIN: olfactory receptor 56A4-like (The sequence of the model RefSeq protein was modified relative to this genomic sequence to represent the inferred CDS: deleted 1 base in 1 codon): MKSNNSLNPVYFQFTLFADFGPLRNLFFSLCLLLYMTIVSANIVIILTICLEKSLHQPMYIFICCLSFNSLYGSAGFFPRFLMDILSDTHLISRPLCFIQMYVIYTYASCEMTILSIMAYDRFVAICQPLHYHSKMTFKMVTHLVIFAMFVPAFAMGFMLYLTVRLTLCGYKLNRLFCSNWPVVQLSCVDTSLNNIVGQFLTMTTIFIPLFFVLYTYLRILLVCRRSSSEFRGKALQTCLPHIVTFMTYSFSVFCELSLTRFEADKMNPIIPVVLSLEYLMIPPINNPLVYGLSLPQIKGVIFRFLKKIHAAKM, from the exons ATGAAGAGCAACAACAGCCTGAATCCTGTGTATTTTCAGTTCACTCTGTTTGCAGACTTTGGGCCCCTCAGAAATCTGTTCTTCAGTCTGTGTCTGTTGCTCTACATGACTATTGTCTCTGCTAACATTGTCATTATTCTGACAATCTGTCTGGAGAAGTCTCTGCATCAGCCCATGTATATTTTTAtctgctgtctgtcttttaactcTCTGTACGGCTCAGCCGGCTTCTTCCCCAGGTTTCTGATGGACATTCTGTCTGACACTCATTTGATCTCACGTCCATTATGTTTCATTCAGATGTATGTTATTTACACCTATGCATCATGTGAGATGACTATCCTTAGCATCATGGCCTATGATAGATTTGTTGCTATTTGCCAGCCTTTACACTATCACAgtaaaatgacatttaagatGGTAACACATCTTGTGATTTTTGCCATGTTCGTCCCTGCA TTTGCTATGGGTTTCATGCTGTATCTTACTGTCCGATTAACATTGTGTGGATATAAACTGAATAGGCTTTTCTGTTCTAACTGGCCTGTGGTTCAGCTCTCCTGTGTGGACACAAGTCTGAACAACATAGTAGGTCAGTTTCTCACGATGACAACCATCTTCATCCCCCTGTTCTTTGTCCTGTACACCTATCTACGTATTCTGCTTGTTTGCAGGAGAAGCTCGTCTGAATTCAGAGGAAAGGCGTTACAGACCTGCCTGCCTCACATCGTGACATTCATGACCTATTCTTTCTCCGTCTTCTGTGAGCTGTCATTGACTCGATTTGAGGCTGATAAAATGAATCCTATCATCCCAGTTGTTTTATCTTTAGAGTATTTGATGATCCCCCCCATTAATAACCCTCTAGTTTACGGCCTGAGTCTGCCTCAAATCAAAGGAGTGATTTTTAGATTTTTGAAGAAGATTCATGCTGCGAAAATGTAA